A region from the Candidatus Cloacimonadota bacterium genome encodes:
- a CDS encoding N-6 DNA methylase: MDKLKVFKQYFTPNEVAEFMVKNSKINKTDKIIDPSLGDGIFFQVLLKKGYLNLYGIDIDEQIVKDDKKRYKNYKSVKTFLGNALDIKSLKSIKNNYFDMAIGNPPFSNQKNKINNPQILNYYFLRKQKQSFEILFLERFIQLVKEGGFIRIILPINIFSNTNLQYVRNFIISNLKIEAIVSLPRNIFKNTSAKTAILFGIKNHENLFGFFNNKQKNKVNLILINSKKELIGLSQLSIYDNTVGIRKNIEDIQYRMDPDYYYAALKSKKYLINNNIHFKKLKEFVKIYNGFTKYGEDKKKIYYNIDNTNRDEYIRLIKAKNISRIGFKYDDNFFIKRDEDIYKPSACVKTKDVLVIRVGAGCSGRAFCVINEKYSGQVDDWIFILRGSQVNPAFLAFYLNSSIGKEFVNMEKQGTGTISISKSKLGNVMVPVLTVKQQKEFEKYVIEMYELYEKNEVEEAQNIYNFLDKKLISYIKNNANRSPLTE, translated from the coding sequence ATGGACAAATTAAAAGTCTTTAAACAGTACTTCACTCCTAATGAAGTAGCTGAGTTTATGGTAAAGAACTCTAAAATTAACAAAACTGATAAGATTATTGACCCATCTTTAGGTGATGGAATATTCTTTCAAGTTTTACTAAAGAAAGGATATTTAAATTTATATGGAATAGATATTGATGAACAAATTGTTAAAGATGACAAAAAAAGATATAAAAATTATAAAAGTGTTAAAACCTTTTTGGGAAATGCACTTGATATCAAGTCTCTCAAAAGTATAAAAAATAACTATTTTGATATGGCTATCGGTAATCCCCCATTTAGTAATCAAAAGAATAAAATTAATAACCCTCAAATTCTTAACTATTATTTTTTAAGGAAACAAAAACAGTCATTTGAAATATTGTTTTTAGAAAGATTCATTCAATTAGTGAAAGAAGGGGGATTTATCAGAATAATATTACCCATTAATATCTTCTCCAATACTAATCTTCAATATGTCCGAAATTTTATCATTTCTAATTTAAAGATAGAAGCTATTGTTAGCTTACCCCGAAATATTTTTAAAAATACTTCTGCAAAAACAGCCATCCTGTTTGGGATAAAAAATCATGAAAATTTGTTTGGATTTTTCAATAACAAACAAAAGAATAAAGTAAATTTAATATTAATTAATAGTAAAAAAGAATTAATAGGACTAAGTCAATTATCTATTTATGATAATACAGTAGGTATTAGGAAAAATATTGAAGATATTCAGTATAGAATGGATCCAGATTATTATTATGCAGCATTGAAAAGCAAAAAATATTTAATAAATAATAATATACATTTCAAAAAATTAAAAGAATTTGTGAAGATTTATAATGGATTTACTAAATATGGTGAGGACAAAAAGAAGATTTACTATAATATTGATAATACAAATAGAGATGAGTATATAAGATTGATTAAGGCAAAAAACATAAGCAGAATTGGCTTTAAATATGATGATAATTTTTTTATAAAAAGGGATGAAGATATTTATAAACCTTCTGCATGTGTAAAGACAAAAGATGTCTTAGTTATTAGGGTAGGAGCTGGTTGTAGTGGAAGGGCTTTCTGTGTAATTAATGAAAAATATTCAGGACAGGTAGATGATTGGATTTTTATTTTAAGAGGTAGTCAGGTTAATCCAGCATTTTTGGCTTTTTATTTAAATAGCTCAATAGGAAAAGAGTTTGTTAATATGGAGAAACAAGGAACCGGGACAATAAGTATAAGCAAGAGTAAATTAGGAAATGTGATGGTTCCAGTTCTCACAGTAAAGCAACAAAAAGAATTTGAAAAGTATGTTATTGAAATGTATGAATTATATGAAAAAAATGAGGTTGAAGAAGCACAAAATATTTATAATTTTCTTGATAAAAAATTAATATCCTATATTAAGAATAATGCCAACAGGTCACCATTAACAGAATAG